The Maniola jurtina chromosome 20, ilManJurt1.1, whole genome shotgun sequence genome includes the window GGAACTAGTTAGGTAAGGTAATATTAAGTTATTGGTAAGAATAGtgaagaaaattattattaaaaagttcACAGTAGAAATCTTAACCCTGGTCTCTGAACCAATTTAGCAGTCGGTCGAGCTATAGAAGTAGGacctatattaattaaaacCGTGACCATCGCCCTTCACAGAGAATACACCATCAAAAGGTATTGgtaaaatttatattaagacgtacctacttaggtaggtacttaacggCTATGGTAAGATTGACACgtgctaggtaggtatctatcatCATTAGatttacatttaataaaaaaattaccacatAATAGATATACGTAGGTAAATTatctatcaatcaatcaatccaaCCACACAAAATACCTAATGCATCAACAATATGAATACAGACGACTTTATAATTGACTAATTAAATGCACCGCAAATCATGCTAACCTGCCGCTAACCTGTCAGCCATAATGACCATACATCCTGCGCACTCCCAATTTAAAATCTCGGATGCAACAGTTCAGGTTACTACCGTCAGAGATGGTGACAATGATAATACTTTTCATGCTGCCGGTCTTAATATCCTGTTCAAGCGATGGAAATATTCATTTGTTGGAAGAAGACATTGCGATTGCCTTACGAAATTGTCACGTAAATGATAAGACGGACGAAAATGCGCGTCAACGTCGGACCAGCGATACATTTAACGATCCATCCCCACGTATTGACGCTAACAGCAAGCAAGAGATGAACCAATACAACCACGAACGACGTAACACCAATAGTAGTAAGATGCATGTTTTAAATGGGTCCAATAATGATTACTCTGACTACGGAGCTGGAGATGGTGGAGAGAAGTTCGTCAATACAATACCTCGTCCGGCCCTTGGAAGTACTAATACTTACCCAGCTAGTACCTACGCAAATTCTGCAAGGATTAAAAGAAACGAACCGCTTATTAGTAAGGATGATAATGAACAGGTAAGCAGTCATTTAAGTGGTATTATATAGGacacaggtaggtaggtacctagttgatGGAGAAGAGTTTGGTCAATTCATACAATACCTCGTCCGGCCCTTTGAAGTACTAATACTAACCCAGCTGGTACCTACGCAAATTCTGCAAGGATTAAAAGAAACGAACCGCTTATTAGTAAGGATGATAATGAATAGGTAAGCAGTCGTTTAAGTGGTATTATGTAGGacacaggtaggtaggtacctagttgatGGAGAAGAATTTGGTCAATTCATACAATACCTCGTCCAGttcttgaaaattttaatactcACCCAGCTAATCAACAAATCTACAAATGCGTCCAACGAGTGGAACTAAATACTCGTTGCAACATCTGGAAAGcaaagagtaggtatataaacaCAGGTGCACAGCAGCTGCCATCCGAGTACCTGCCATATTTTATCAACTCTTGCTACAAACAGTgtccggcaaacaacttgagtaTTGACGCGAATGGCGGGAGCACACGATTGGTCGATCAGTCAGCGCGAGTGCActcgattggttgatacgttgactttcgcttcccggattcgccaactttctcccatTACTCTGCTTCAGatccaagttgtttgccgggcactataagTGCCCAATGCGAATGCTCAGACCATTACCACTTCAGTTTCGTAGCTAttttaactatgtacctacctacacctacTCGTAGCTTGAAAATACCCTGTTTTCCTAAAAAGTATCTCCTCATTACTGATCACTATAATGAGAGTATGGCTATCTCAATTAGGTAGGTCTCTTAGTGAGAGTGACTCTGCGACTCTCTATTTTGCACTCTAA containing:
- the LOC123875379 gene encoding uncharacterized protein LOC123875379, whose translation is MQQFRLLPSEMVTMIILFMLPVLISCSSDGNIHLLEEDIAIALRNCHVNDKTDENARQRRTSDTFNDPSPRIDANSKQEMNQYNHERRNTNSSKMHVLNGSNNDYSDYGAGDGGEKFVNTIPRPALGSTNTYPASTYANSARIKRNEPLISKDDNEQCLSQCVFANLQVVDSKGIPREAELWNKVQSSVTSQQSRTVLKDQIHACFQELQSESEDNGCYYSNKLERCLMFRFSDRKINGTQNTST